Within the Cololabis saira isolate AMF1-May2022 chromosome 22, fColSai1.1, whole genome shotgun sequence genome, the region CCTGCTGCTCCATGGAGACTTCATTAAACCTGTCATCTGATTCCTCCTCCTCACACAACAGGCATTAGCAGTTAGAATATGCAGATACATTATAAACAATACACAAATCATTTGTGAaaatgcttttatattttttttcttgacagcGATCAGTAAAAATCACTAACAAAACTGAAATGGAGTACAGTCATAGGAGTGCATTTACAGTACATCAAGTCCATGTCAAGATAATTTGATCCCACAACCACCAAATTTATGTGGGAAATGTGTGCAAGCGCCGCAAACCAATATTAAATAAGCCACCGAACAAAGGCACCGACCTATGATAAACAATCATACAGCAAGTGTTTTTGATTTGACAGAAAATTAAATACCGTGTTTTCATAATTCGGCTAATACAAAAATATTTTgcatcaacttttttttttttttttaacatatctttaaaaaaattgcACGAGTTGAATCTTTCAGTGTAAGatagaataaatatatgatcGAAATTTTGAAgatagaaaaatagaaatacTGACAGAAAACTACAAATGTGTTATTCTTAATTTTTCCACTGATTTCAATATTCATCATTAAAGACAAACTGTTTACAAATTGCACTatcaaaaatattgaaatgttgccatttTATCcagtgaaatgaaaaaaacagatcAATATATTTGCAATCTATAAAAATACATTGAAGCAGTCTGTTTTGTAAATTCAGAAAAGCTGATGTCATCATCACCAGTCCTCCAACCAAAAACCTTTTTACTTTATGTATATGTGGATGTACCATTCAGAGCAgtcatttaacaaaaaaaaggtaaatgaaaaaaaatctctcaTGGAAATAAATCAGCTGTAAATAAATCTTTGTTGTTCTGTGCGTGGATAACTTTATATGATTCCAAGACTTTCACTGCAGTCACTGAAAAGAGGTGAAAAAAGACCAGGAAGTGGAgatcattgaaaaaaaaaaaaaaaaactttacaaaAGTGGAAACTGTTGTCCTCCTGATCCCAATATTCAGATGAGCACTACATaggaggaggaaagaggaaacaGCATATAGATTGCACTTGAACTGCAGTGTAGCTCCAACAATCATCAGCCTGCAGCTTTAATctgattttatttgaaatgcgTCTGTTTTGATAACTTAAAGCCTCATTTGTTCAGTTTGGGCCCCCTGCAGGcagcatgtgtgagtgtgtgaagcTGTCTACATGAGGCCACAGCAAGGCTCCTTATTGTTGGACTGCTCCTCCTCCGGGGCTCGAAGTTTCAGTAGTGGAGGATCTCCACTGGCCGGGGTGAAGAACACGTGGCCGGGGGAGACGGCTAGCTCTGCGGTGGAGCTCCCCTGGAGCTCTGGCTGAGTGCTGCTCCCCTCTGCGTCTGCCACTGCAGGCTCTTCCTCCACCGCAGGGGGcaggggagggggaggagccggATACTTGTTGAGCTTAGCAGCGGCCCGCTGCCGCTTCAAGTCAGCCAGGGTGTGGTGCGACTTCTCCCGAGTCATACTGTCTGATGAGCCCCCCTCCAGATACCCGGCTCCAGATGCAGAGCTGAGCTGGTAGGAGGCGCTGCGGTCCATCAGACCCCCGCCACTCCACAGCTCTCCCGGTACGGAGGACGACAGAGAAACCGAAGTCTCTCCATTTTCTAAGCCGGATGAAATTTTTCTGTCTGCAGTCTGTAGTTCCTCTAAACGTGATGTCGCTGCGCCGGCGGCCACCTGAAAACACACGGGGAACATCCAACAGAACATGATGGTTAGTGCAGTCACTCTTCACGTAGTAAGACAGTAAGGAGAAGTATTTGAAGTCACCATGGAGGCATGCCGGTGCATCTCATTGTCAGTCTGTCTGTCTTCATCCTCGTCCTGTGGCTCAGGCTGCTGGTTGCGCTCCTGCCACACCATGGCCTCTTTGTGGTGCTCTCGCCGGTACAAACTGGAGCGCTCATTCACACTGACGCGCCGCACCACTTTCCTGCATGAACAAGAGAGAGGAGGAGTAAAACACTAAACTTCTCCAACGTCTGCGTGTAGATTTCACTCTCTGGTTGCCTCTCTCACCCCCTGCTTCCAGTGCTGGACGCTCGTCTCTGCAGGGTGCCCTTCTGCCTGTCCTGACTTTTCATGATGGCATCGTGTTTGTGCTTCAAGTCCAGCAGTTTGGCTCTGACCTCTTCGTCCATGCACACATCTTAAAGGGAAAAGAACAGGAAAGGTTACAAAATTACTTCTGACAGACATCAGGTTATTTCTTTGACATCTTTATGTAATGTGCAATGCGTTCTGCAATTGTTTTGATAGGTTTTAGCTGGGATGCCTTTCCTGACAAACATGGACTACCTGGACTTGGGACTGGCACTATGAATGGCTGGGGTTATACCGGTTCAGTATTCTGCCCTGACCTTTGACCATTTGAATCCACTTGAACACACTCTCCACTTGAGGAGCACTCTGATTGGAGGAAACTTTAGAATACACTTTGGATTTACTCAGTAGTATTTTGCTCATGCCAGGGATGGGTAAAGAAGAAATGTAGGAGGAGAGTGTGGTCCTGGTCATGCTGAGGGAGAAGAGGCCAACTTAGGTTACCAGCTTTGCTTGAGTTTGTGGTAAGTAGTAGTACATTATTACATTCATTAatacatcatttcatttagcatTTTAACTGACTTGTCAGAAGATGAAGTCGTAGGATTTCTGTCACTGTCAGAAATGTATTTTGGCTAATCTTTGGCCACAAGACCTTTGCCTTGAACTGTTCACAGAGTTTGATGTAAGACCACTGATATGGAGCTGCAGCAAAACACATCACCATGAGTCGTTCATGATGTTGAGCTTTAATGCAGCGTATACAAGGCATAAGTCAGCTCTGCCAAACTGTCCACAGCAGGTCTTTGAACTTCATTGCTGACGTGCGATCCACAGTTGTcaaaaaaaacaagtcaagtcaagtcaacaaGGGAAGCACTTGACCAGTTTTTGCCTATAACAGTGATGGATGAAGGCTCTGTCGGAGATGACGGAGAGAAGACGGCTTCCAAAAAGTAAGAAAACATCCCTTCAAAGAAAACTGGAActaatattttaacatgaaaataaaaacaatgctgGGTGAATATCAAGAAAAAGTGTCAAATAAAACTAAAGTGATCCGTTTGATCCTGCAGACGTCCATAACTCCTCACATGCCTCATCAGACCCCCACCTACGAAACTGGTGTTGATATTATGCAAAGCCCATGGATGTTCAAGGAGAACCCCTATTTGAGAGGATGCATTCATTAAAAGATATCAAAGCACATCTATTGCCAAGTGGGCCTCACAGCACTAGTAATGAAATAATGGTTCAGCACATTAAAAACTGACTTCCTGCAAATTTTACCCATAATAGTTTTATACTATCATAATTGTTCCCTAGAAaatgcattttcttttaaactaCATCACACTGTAATGCCCAGAGAGGAAGAATACCACTGAGCTGAGCTCAGTTTTTAATACCATCATCCCACAACATTTGATGGATAAGCGGAGGATGTTGGAGGTGGACACGGACACCTGTAACTGGGTCTCCAACCTCCTGGCTGAGTGACCTTTGCAGCAAGCACAGGTTCACCTTAAGGATGTGTCCTGAGCACCCTGCTGGTCTGGCTGCTCACCCAGGACTGTACTGCCAGATTCATTAGGCATGCTGATGATACAACAGTGGTGTGTCTCATCTACGGACGGAGGTGGAGCAGCTTACTACCTTGCTTTCAAGGTGGAAAAAACAAGAGATGGTGGTTGAATTCAGGATGGCTGgtagtcatcatcatcatcattatctgCTGATAAGGATGGTGATGCTGTGGCAAGGTGCAAGGACACCAAGGTCCTGCACTCCACCTCCACCATTAACACCACAgaagtaataaaaaaacaaaaacaaaacaaaaaaaactaaaacagcagGGGCTCCAATCTTTAAAAAGACTCAGAAAGGCAGGCCTCTCTGTTCCCCACCTCACCATCTTCTAAAGAGGTACCATCAGCAGAACACTCACATACAGGTTTGGGGACGGAAAGGTCCGCCAACAACAGCTATTCAACAGGACAGTGAAGACAGCAAGATAGATTATTGGTACCCTTCTCCCCTTCCTGGAGGAAATCTACGAGCATCAGCGCATATGCAGGACCACATATGAACGACCCTCACCATCTCAAATTAAGATAATAAATTCAAACATCATCATAAATTATAGGAGGAAGCTTCACAATACCTCAGAAAGGGCTCAGGCTGCTAATTAAAGGTCTACATTTTTGAACAGTGCAAAATCTCCTAAAATGTTTGAGTAATTTCCTTAGTAAAAAAAAGACGGGCATCtcaccctggtcctagagaaGTAAAGTATTTCCATGAGCTCTACTAATAAGATGCAATAAGCGGCAGATGTTCACAGAACCATGTTTAGTGCTGGAGGCTTGCAGTGGacccacattattattattattatggaatTGCAGTTTTCATTGATTTTTTCTCCCCAGCTTTTACCTATTTGCATGGATCATCACACCAAATCATCCTATTCAGTTGAATACATTTTACTTGTGCAGCACCAATTCATAAGAAAGTAATCTCCAGACACTTTACACAGAATATTTACAAAgataaatacagttaaaaatatAATCTAAATTATATtccaaacaaaaaatgaaaattcatctaaaacaaactcaaaacaacAGATTTCACTGAATCTTCAGTTCCATCGCTAACAAGATGAGATGACAGCATACAACAACTTTGAATAAACTGGCTTGTATTTAACTTTGTAAACTTGGAGTGCTTTCTAAGTGCTTTCTGCATGCAGAACCTCAAGATGACTTTGTTTTAAATTGGTGGTATATTAGTGaagtgaattgaactgaattgaattaaactgaGTAAGTCACTGTTATTCATAGCCGTCAACTATATAGTGAAGGATAAGAAAACACTCTTGTCTTACCCAGAGGTGTCTCCTCGAGAACAGATTTTGCATTCAGGCTGGCTCCGTGGGCCACTAGCAGTTCCACAATTTGGATCTATGGAAGAAATACAAACAACAATCAGGAGACAGTTACAAAAtatgtcttgttttgttttggtgtgGTTGCAGTACacacctgtccccagcaggaggCAGCATGTAACGGAGTCCACCCATCAGAGTCCTTTACCTCCAACTCAGCCTTGTTTTCTAATAGCAGCTCTGCTGCAGACATGTAACCGTTG harbors:
- the ppp1r16a gene encoding protein phosphatase 1 regulatory subunit 16A is translated as MSADHGELLAEMATVGRLSATERLKHAQKRRAQQLKDWAQMEKDAARGSRAKADKKKTRRTKVTFPNSITLLDAAGRNDVQEVRELLNSGVSPDLVNEDGLTALHQCCIDDFVEIVQCLLDAGACVNACDSELWTPLHAAATCGHTGLVQLLIQAGADLLAVNADGNMPYDLCEDEATLEMIETVMAEQGITQARIDDCRGAKQKGMLADIQALIQSGAELNSQDDNGATLLHIASANGYMSAAELLLENKAELEVKDSDGWTPLHAASCWGQIQIVELLVAHGASLNAKSVLEETPLDVCMDEEVRAKLLDLKHKHDAIMKSQDRQKGTLQRRASSTGSRGKVVRRVSVNERSSLYRREHHKEAMVWQERNQQPEPQDEDEDRQTDNEMHRHASMVAAGAATSRLEELQTADRKISSGLENGETSVSLSSSVPGELWSGGGLMDRSASYQLSSASGAGYLEGGSSDSMTREKSHHTLADLKRQRAAAKLNKYPAPPPPLPPAVEEEPAVADAEGSSTQPELQGSSTAELAVSPGHVFFTPASGDPPLLKLRAPEEEQSNNKEPCCGLM